One genomic region from Thermovenabulum gondwanense encodes:
- a CDS encoding GTPase, whose protein sequence is MKQLTIVGKPNVGKTLFLINFAEFLGIKELEFEVSALDGLKMIKRYPIKKAIEELVDNNIHKTRQIYSIVINVPLNKGKKSVKFFDTVGFIDNIHPEQDIRKGISYTLQLIQQTDIILHIIDTSAVDKNLPNSLSEIDFTIAKFAEIKKGYCILANKIDLPEGKENFEKLKLLFKGNLVIPISAKYKKGFKEVKSFVISSI, encoded by the coding sequence TTGAAACAACTAACGATAGTAGGAAAACCCAATGTGGGGAAAACCCTCTTTTTAATTAATTTTGCGGAATTTTTGGGAATAAAAGAATTAGAATTTGAAGTAAGTGCCCTTGACGGTTTAAAAATGATAAAAAGGTATCCCATAAAAAAAGCAATAGAAGAACTGGTAGATAATAATATTCATAAAACAAGACAAATATATTCCATTGTTATAAACGTTCCATTAAATAAAGGGAAAAAAAGTGTAAAATTTTTTGATACGGTTGGATTTATAGATAATATTCATCCTGAACAGGATATCAGAAAGGGTATTTCTTATACATTGCAATTAATACAGCAAACAGATATTATTTTACATATTATTGATACTTCGGCTGTTGATAAAAATTTGCCTAACTCTCTAAGTGAAATTGATTTTACAATAGCGAAATTTGCCGAAATAAAAAAGGGATATTGCATTTTGGCAAATAAAATAGATTTGCCAGAAGGGAAAGAAAATTTCGAGAAATTAAAGCTCTTATTTAAAGGTAATTTAGTAATACCTATTTCAGCGAAATACAAAAAGGGTTTCAAAGAGGTGAAATCATTTGTTATTAGTTCTATTTAA
- a CDS encoding dihydroorotate dehydrogenase, with amino-acid sequence MQNRNSICKAREPGIKKINLEVKIGDINFKNPVMNASGTLDFFEHMDFFNVNEMGAFIHKSITLKKRKGNPPPRIAEVLGGMINSIGIQNEGVDKFSSFWQENKDFVKTNFIVSIAGTYYAEYEEIVEKLESNSFFSGYEINISCPNIEKGGRSFGQSPEDTYEVVKRIKNKTRKTIIVKLSPFVTDITEIAKKAIEAGADALTVANTIPAMTINLRTKKPSLGNIIGGLSGPVTKPIIMKLIYEIIKKNIKIPIIACGGITNTEDALEYLALGASAVQIGTANFINPLVIKEVIEGLETYLLQQKIYNIMEFIGILKI; translated from the coding sequence TTGCAAAATAGGAATTCCATATGTAAAGCCAGGGAGCCGGGAATTAAAAAAATAAATCTGGAAGTAAAAATAGGAGATATTAACTTCAAAAACCCTGTTATGAACGCGTCTGGCACCTTAGATTTTTTCGAGCATATGGATTTTTTTAATGTAAATGAAATGGGAGCCTTTATTCATAAGAGCATCACTTTAAAAAAACGAAAAGGAAATCCACCTCCGAGAATTGCTGAAGTATTAGGTGGTATGATAAATTCTATTGGAATTCAAAATGAAGGTGTTGATAAGTTTTCGAGCTTCTGGCAAGAAAATAAAGATTTTGTAAAAACAAATTTCATTGTCAGTATCGCCGGTACCTACTATGCTGAATATGAAGAAATTGTAGAGAAACTGGAAAGCAATAGTTTCTTTTCTGGCTATGAAATAAATATATCCTGTCCAAATATAGAAAAAGGGGGAAGATCTTTCGGACAAAGCCCCGAGGATACTTATGAAGTTGTTAAAAGAATAAAAAATAAAACCAGGAAAACTATAATAGTTAAATTAAGCCCTTTTGTAACTGATATTACAGAAATTGCAAAGAAGGCAATAGAAGCGGGAGCAGATGCCCTTACAGTTGCCAATACAATTCCTGCTATGACAATAAATTTGAGGACCAAAAAACCGTCGTTAGGAAATATTATCGGAGGTTTATCCGGACCCGTAACCAAGCCGATTATTATGAAGCTAATTTATGAAATAATAAAAAAGAATATCAAAATTCCAATTATAGCCTGCGGAGGAATAACAAATACCGAAGATGCTTTGGAATATTTAGCCTTAGGTGCAAGTGCTGTTCAAATTGGTACAGCAAATTTTATTAACCCCCTTGTAATTAAAGAAGTAATAGAAGGATTAGAAACATATTTGTTACAACAAAAAATCTATAACATAATGGAATTTATTGGAATATTAAAAATTTAA
- a CDS encoding sigma-54 interaction domain-containing protein, with product MDYKNLLEVILTNLDEGIIVVDKNANVTFFNEPATEIAGLDPGKALGKNILELFPDLTEKTSTFYNVLKNKRPLIDYVQTYTNIKGKKVTIVTSTMPIIQNGELIGAVEIYRDITNLKDLAEKIVSLQKELYYKSKNPEKYSGNGTIYTFDDIIGKSKIIEELKNKAYRVANSDSPIFIYGETGVGKELFVQAIHNANIKRCKKPFIAQNCAAIPRTLLESILFGISAGSFTGAKEKAGLFELANEGTLYLDEINSMDLELQAKLLRVLQDGFIRRVGGEKAFKVDVRITASSNEDPKMLIEKGILRQDLFYRLHVISFYIPPLRERKEDIPVLIEYFLKHFNKKLNKKITGIKEDAMTLLVSYHWPGNVRELRSVIENIANFSENSLISTEDIPDYIKNLDNTSNYENYCMEVPENIQSLKEMVETFEKKLIIFTLQKVNGNLSKASRILKIPKQTLHNKIKKYNIKKKIDFS from the coding sequence ATGGATTACAAGAATTTACTGGAAGTAATTTTAACCAATTTAGATGAAGGAATTATAGTTGTAGATAAAAATGCTAACGTTACCTTTTTTAACGAACCTGCTACGGAAATAGCTGGTCTTGACCCCGGTAAAGCCCTCGGCAAGAATATATTAGAACTTTTCCCGGATCTTACAGAAAAGACCAGTACTTTTTATAATGTATTAAAAAATAAAAGGCCTTTAATTGATTATGTACAAACTTATACAAATATAAAAGGTAAAAAGGTTACAATAGTAACCTCTACAATGCCAATCATACAAAATGGCGAACTTATAGGTGCGGTGGAAATATACAGAGATATAACAAATTTAAAAGATTTAGCCGAAAAGATTGTTTCACTACAAAAAGAGTTATATTATAAATCAAAAAATCCTGAAAAATATAGCGGCAACGGAACGATTTATACTTTTGATGATATTATCGGAAAAAGTAAAATAATCGAGGAGTTAAAAAATAAAGCATACAGGGTCGCAAATAGCGATTCTCCCATTTTTATTTATGGAGAAACGGGAGTGGGTAAGGAACTTTTTGTTCAAGCTATTCACAATGCAAATATTAAACGTTGTAAAAAACCCTTTATTGCACAAAATTGCGCTGCTATACCGAGAACTCTACTGGAAAGTATTTTATTCGGTATTTCAGCAGGTAGCTTTACAGGAGCCAAAGAAAAAGCAGGATTATTTGAATTAGCCAATGAAGGTACATTATACTTGGACGAGATAAATTCAATGGATTTAGAACTTCAAGCTAAACTTTTGAGAGTTCTTCAGGATGGCTTTATAAGAAGAGTTGGTGGAGAAAAGGCTTTCAAAGTAGATGTTAGAATTACAGCTTCATCCAATGAAGACCCCAAAATGCTTATTGAAAAAGGTATATTAAGACAGGATCTTTTTTATAGACTTCATGTTATTTCCTTTTATATTCCCCCTTTAAGAGAAAGGAAGGAAGATATTCCTGTATTAATAGAGTACTTTCTAAAACATTTCAATAAAAAGTTAAATAAAAAAATAACAGGTATTAAAGAAGATGCTATGACTTTACTGGTAAGCTATCATTGGCCCGGTAATGTGCGAGAGCTTAGATCGGTCATTGAAAATATTGCTAATTTTAGTGAAAATAGTCTAATATCAACTGAAGATATTCCGGATTACATTAAAAATTTAGACAATACCTCAAATTATGAAAATTATTGTATGGAGGTTCCCGAAAATATACAATCTCTAAAAGAAATGGTAGAAACTTTCGAAAAAAAATTGATAATTTTTACATTACAAAAAGTCAATGGGAACCTTTCAAAAGCTTCAAGAATTCTAAAAATACCAAAGCAAACCCTGCACAATAAAATTAAAAAATATAATATAAAAAAGAAAATAGATTTTTCATAA
- the lexA gene encoding transcriptional repressor LexA, with product MQKDLTPRQKQILEYIYDFVKTKGYPPSVREICAATNLRSTATVHGYLVQLEKKGYLSRDPQKPRAIDVIDKKVLNNQIVDVPLIGKVTAGQPILAEENIEEIYSLSKELLHDSNVFMLKVQGDSMVEAGIMNGDYVFVKVTNTAENGDIVVALIEDKATVKRFYKEDNYIRLQPENPYMQPIIVKDVRILGKVIGLFRKY from the coding sequence TTGCAGAAAGATTTAACACCCCGTCAGAAACAAATTCTGGAATATATTTACGACTTTGTTAAAACTAAAGGTTACCCTCCTTCTGTTAGAGAAATATGTGCGGCCACTAATTTACGTTCTACAGCTACAGTTCACGGTTATCTTGTTCAATTAGAAAAAAAAGGCTATCTTTCACGAGACCCTCAAAAACCAAGGGCTATTGATGTAATCGATAAAAAGGTATTAAACAATCAAATTGTGGATGTGCCATTGATAGGCAAAGTTACAGCAGGTCAACCCATACTGGCAGAAGAAAATATAGAAGAAATATATTCCCTCTCGAAAGAACTTCTTCATGATTCTAATGTTTTCATGCTTAAAGTTCAAGGAGATAGCATGGTTGAAGCAGGTATAATGAATGGAGACTACGTATTTGTTAAGGTAACAAATACAGCAGAAAATGGTGATATAGTGGTTGCATTAATAGAAGACAAAGCAACGGTAAAAAGATTTTATAAAGAAGACAATTATATTAGGTTACAACCGGAAAATCCATATATGCAACCTATTATTGTTAAAGATGTAAGGATTTTGGGTAAAGTTATTGGTCTATTTAGAAAATATTAA
- a CDS encoding RrF2 family transcriptional regulator, with protein sequence MRLSTKSRYGLRAMVKLALYYNQGAVPLSKIAEEEKISENYLEQIITLLKNANLVKSIRGSQGGYILSRNPEEITVADILSVLEGSITLVDCLNESIKYCDNKDRCVTRNVWKKINDNILNTAQSITLKDLCENYKRGN encoded by the coding sequence TTGAGGTTATCAACAAAATCTCGATATGGTCTAAGAGCGATGGTTAAATTGGCCCTATATTATAATCAGGGTGCGGTGCCTTTGAGTAAAATTGCGGAAGAAGAAAAAATATCTGAGAATTATTTAGAGCAAATTATCACATTACTTAAAAATGCAAATTTAGTAAAAAGCATTCGAGGGTCCCAGGGAGGATATATTTTATCCAGAAACCCCGAAGAAATAACCGTAGCCGATATCTTATCTGTTCTTGAAGGATCCATTACTCTTGTGGATTGTCTAAATGAAAGTATTAAATATTGTGATAATAAAGATAGATGCGTAACAAGAAACGTGTGGAAAAAAATAAACGATAATATTTTAAATACAGCTCAATCAATAACACTAAAAGACTTATGTGAAAATTACAAGCGAGGTAATTAA
- the thiT gene encoding energy-coupled thiamine transporter ThiT, whose amino-acid sequence MKNKNFAVLIEGALMIAISLILSFVKLFQAPYGGSVTLGSMVPIILFSLRHGTVAGLSAGVAYGFLQLIVEPYIVHPVQVILDYPLAFGLLGFAGLFRNNVFLGSFLGIFGRFLSHFLSGVIFFASYAPKGMNVYLYSALYNGSYLLPEFIITFVLIRFVLYNKVLKNIR is encoded by the coding sequence ATGAAAAACAAAAATTTTGCTGTTCTTATTGAAGGAGCATTAATGATAGCAATATCACTGATATTGAGCTTCGTAAAATTATTTCAAGCCCCCTATGGCGGTTCAGTCACCCTTGGAAGTATGGTTCCCATTATTTTATTTTCTTTAAGACATGGGACCGTTGCGGGTTTGAGTGCTGGAGTCGCTTATGGTTTTTTGCAGTTAATTGTTGAACCCTATATCGTTCATCCTGTTCAAGTAATCCTTGATTATCCTTTAGCATTTGGGCTTTTAGGTTTTGCAGGTTTATTTAGAAATAATGTTTTTTTAGGATCATTCCTGGGTATTTTTGGTAGATTTTTATCGCACTTTTTATCCGGTGTTATATTTTTTGCATCTTATGCTCCAAAAGGTATGAATGTATATTTGTATTCGGCATTATACAATGGTAGCTATTTATTACCGGAATTTATTATCACTTTTGTTTTAATAAGATTTGTACTTTATAATAAGGTTTTAAAGAATATTAGATAA
- the pyrE gene encoding orotate phosphoribosyltransferase, which yields MDYLIEKFAQLGAIKKGHFLLSSGKHSDTYIQCAKIFEYPLEAQNIVNILAQKLYGQKVDTVIGPAIGGITVAYEMARALGVRAIFAEREKGIFTLRRGFEIKEKEKLLVVEDVITTGGSAREVIDLVRNLNGEVIGVASLVDRSKEKDIFDLPFYSLVKIDLEIYEEEDCPLCKIGIPYVKPGSRELKK from the coding sequence TTGGATTATTTAATAGAAAAATTCGCGCAACTTGGAGCAATTAAAAAAGGACATTTTCTGTTATCGTCCGGAAAACATAGCGATACTTATATTCAGTGTGCAAAAATTTTTGAATACCCTTTAGAAGCACAGAATATAGTAAATATATTAGCGCAAAAATTATATGGGCAAAAAGTTGACACCGTAATTGGTCCTGCGATTGGAGGTATTACAGTAGCTTATGAAATGGCCAGAGCACTTGGCGTCAGGGCTATTTTCGCAGAAAGAGAAAAGGGAATATTTACCTTAAGGAGAGGGTTCGAAATAAAAGAAAAAGAAAAACTTTTAGTAGTAGAAGATGTAATTACAACGGGAGGTTCTGCCCGTGAAGTAATAGACCTGGTGAGAAATCTAAATGGAGAAGTAATCGGAGTAGCTTCTTTAGTCGACAGAAGTAAAGAAAAAGATATTTTTGATCTGCCTTTTTATAGTTTAGTGAAGATAGACCTTGAAATATATGAGGAGGAGGATTGCCCGCTTTGCAAAATAGGAATTCCATATGTAAAGCCAGGGAGCCGGGAATTAAAAAAATAA
- a CDS encoding C40 family peptidase, with protein sequence MKYDDTLPAFSSEKLSELTIQTKKEVLKKIGLTEREVILDIKVSFDKKNNLLFSGKISDSNLKEMYIKTFLKFIGEENSKYVDNITILPDKALNDEIFAVVKYPVVNLESAPNKTFDDDVVTQAKMGDILKIFEMKENWYLVQMEDNYLGWIDGNYIWKCNRDSLENYKKSKFVFVKAKMTDALGKDFKPIFDKKLVQGTVIPYIAEEENKISAIIPGGQKVYLNKEDVKVIKSREEIFNTKKGAESIIKTAKQYLNLPYLWGGTTAYGFDCSGLTQFAFKMNGYNLRRDADMQFEQGIPINDKKDLKPGDLVFFQTYKEGPSHVGIYIGNNKFIHAGSKSGISINSFIKNDPDYSEYLDKRFIGARRILP encoded by the coding sequence ATGAAATATGACGATACCTTGCCTGCTTTTAGTAGCGAAAAACTTTCCGAGCTCACTATTCAAACAAAAAAAGAGGTTTTAAAAAAAATTGGGCTTACTGAGAGAGAAGTAATATTAGATATTAAGGTAAGCTTTGACAAGAAAAACAACCTGCTTTTCTCAGGTAAAATTTCGGACAGTAATTTAAAAGAGATGTATATCAAAACCTTTCTTAAATTTATAGGAGAGGAAAACTCAAAATACGTTGACAATATTACCATACTTCCAGATAAAGCTCTTAATGATGAGATTTTTGCTGTAGTAAAATATCCGGTAGTAAATTTAGAAAGTGCCCCAAATAAGACTTTTGATGATGATGTGGTTACCCAGGCTAAAATGGGCGATATTTTAAAAATATTTGAAATGAAAGAAAATTGGTACCTTGTTCAAATGGAAGATAATTATTTGGGATGGATAGATGGAAATTATATATGGAAATGCAATAGGGATTCTCTTGAAAATTACAAAAAAAGTAAATTCGTATTTGTAAAAGCTAAAATGACTGATGCCCTGGGAAAAGATTTTAAACCTATTTTTGATAAAAAATTAGTTCAGGGGACAGTAATACCTTATATTGCTGAAGAGGAAAATAAGATTTCCGCAATAATTCCAGGAGGACAAAAGGTTTATTTAAATAAAGAAGATGTAAAAGTAATAAAATCCCGTGAAGAAATTTTTAACACTAAAAAGGGTGCGGAAAGTATTATAAAAACTGCAAAACAATATTTAAACCTTCCTTACCTTTGGGGAGGAACTACTGCTTATGGTTTCGATTGCTCCGGCCTCACACAATTTGCTTTTAAAATGAACGGTTACAATTTAAGACGTGATGCTGATATGCAGTTTGAACAAGGTATACCAATAAATGATAAAAAGGATTTAAAACCAGGAGATTTAGTATTTTTTCAGACCTATAAAGAAGGTCCTTCTCACGTCGGAATATACATCGGCAATAACAAATTTATACATGCAGGTAGTAAATCAGGTATTTCAATTAACAGTTTTATTAAAAATGATCCCGACTATTCAGAATACTTGGATAAAAGATTTATTGGAGCTCGTCGAATTCTTCCGTAA
- a CDS encoding aminotransferase class I/II-fold pyridoxal phosphate-dependent enzyme produces the protein MHNESIEFIKEQFNINEKVIKISQEVIEELKESFLEIDKIEEYNQYKVINAMVKNELSDYCLGESTGYGYNDVGREMVEKIYKSIFRSEDALVRPQIISGTHALTICLFGILRPGDELISVTGEPYDTLKDVIEGENNGSLKDFNIKFKKIDLINGEIDFESIKKNINKNTKMVLIQRSRGYSLRPSLSVLEIGEIIKFIKNINEKIICLVDNCYGEFVEEFEPTEVGADLCAGSLIKNPGGGISPTGGYITGKKNLVELCSYKLFAPGIGKNCGPSILPNRLIIQGLFYAPKVVSEAKKGALFISCLFEKLGFEVFPKKEEKRSDIVTAILLKNKETLIEFCKGLQKVGPVDSHVTPEPWDMPGYNHQVIMAGGSFVQGASIELSADAPIREPYVVYVQGGTSLYHIKLGILCALQNLYEKNLIEFP, from the coding sequence TTGCACAACGAATCCATAGAGTTTATTAAAGAGCAATTTAATATAAATGAAAAAGTAATTAAAATTTCTCAGGAAGTAATTGAGGAATTGAAGGAAAGTTTTTTAGAAATTGACAAAATAGAGGAATATAATCAGTACAAGGTTATTAATGCAATGGTAAAAAATGAACTATCAGATTATTGTTTGGGAGAATCAACCGGATATGGGTATAATGACGTGGGAAGGGAAATGGTTGAAAAGATCTATAAAAGTATATTTCGTTCTGAAGATGCATTGGTAAGACCTCAAATAATTTCAGGAACCCATGCATTAACTATATGCCTTTTCGGGATTTTAAGGCCTGGAGATGAACTTATATCAGTTACCGGCGAACCTTACGATACATTAAAGGATGTTATAGAAGGGGAAAACAATGGATCTTTAAAGGATTTTAATATAAAGTTTAAGAAAATAGATTTAATAAATGGGGAAATTGATTTTGAATCTATAAAAAAGAATATTAATAAAAACACTAAAATGGTTTTAATTCAAAGAAGTAGAGGATACAGTTTGAGACCTTCATTATCTGTTCTTGAGATAGGGGAGATTATTAAATTTATCAAAAATATTAATGAAAAAATTATATGCTTGGTTGATAATTGCTACGGAGAATTTGTTGAAGAATTTGAACCTACGGAAGTCGGTGCTGATTTGTGTGCGGGTTCGTTAATAAAAAACCCTGGAGGGGGAATTTCACCTACAGGTGGATATATTACGGGAAAAAAGAATTTAGTTGAATTATGTTCATATAAACTCTTTGCACCGGGAATAGGGAAAAATTGTGGCCCATCAATTTTGCCCAATCGATTAATTATCCAGGGACTTTTTTATGCTCCCAAAGTAGTAAGTGAGGCCAAAAAAGGTGCTCTCTTTATTTCATGTTTATTTGAAAAATTGGGTTTTGAAGTGTTTCCCAAAAAAGAAGAAAAAAGAAGCGATATTGTAACCGCTATATTGTTAAAAAACAAAGAAACCTTGATCGAGTTTTGCAAAGGTCTACAAAAGGTTGGACCTGTTGATTCACATGTAACGCCAGAACCATGGGATATGCCGGGATATAATCACCAGGTGATAATGGCAGGAGGTAGCTTTGTACAGGGGGCTTCAATTGAATTAAGTGCGGATGCTCCGATTAGAGAACCCTATGTTGTTTATGTACAGGGAGGGACGAGCCTTTATCATATTAAATTAGGAATATTATGCGCATTACAAAATTTATATGAAAAAAATCTTATAGAATTTCCATAA
- a CDS encoding acetamidase/formamidase family protein: MASRIVYASKMTWVLDPREPMIGSVEDGGTIVARVSPGCWGPMITPDYPSGHEVTHPVAVEGAEVGDAVLIKIKKINVLSLATTSGTDSFNDDNYVVDPFVAKKCPGCGAINPKTYIDGIGEDAIKCANCHTPVKPFRLDSGYTMLFDEERTIGITVPPELAKEIAKQASKFSAIPPESNQYSSNIIAKGDLPGILTRVRPMIGNIGSCPAIPMPSSHNAGDFGSFLLGAPHDYALNEEQLLLRTDGHMDINEIREGTMLIVPVKVPGAGIYIGDVHAMMGDGEIAGHTTDVSAEVIIEVKVLKGLKIEGPIVLPNLEDLPYLARPYTVEEKNKAFNLAQYYGFEVETEMYPLQVVGTGADLNKATINGLERMANLTGLSISEVKNRATITGDIQIGRLPGVVQVTMLTPSSILEKLNLLEIYKEQYK, translated from the coding sequence ATGGCAAGTCGTATTGTTTATGCCAGCAAAATGACATGGGTTTTAGATCCAAGAGAACCTATGATAGGATCAGTAGAAGATGGAGGAACAATAGTTGCTAGAGTATCTCCTGGATGCTGGGGACCAATGATTACTCCTGATTATCCCAGTGGTCACGAAGTTACTCATCCTGTTGCAGTTGAAGGTGCTGAAGTAGGAGATGCAGTTTTAATTAAGATAAAGAAAATCAATGTCTTGTCGCTGGCAACAACCTCAGGTACTGATAGTTTTAATGATGATAATTATGTTGTTGATCCTTTTGTTGCCAAAAAATGCCCAGGATGTGGAGCGATTAATCCCAAAACATATATCGATGGGATTGGCGAAGATGCTATAAAATGTGCAAATTGTCATACACCTGTTAAGCCTTTCCGCTTAGATAGTGGGTATACAATGCTTTTTGATGAGGAAAGAACCATCGGAATTACTGTTCCACCAGAATTGGCTAAGGAAATAGCAAAACAAGCAAGTAAATTTAGTGCAATTCCTCCAGAATCTAATCAGTACTCTTCGAATATTATTGCCAAAGGTGATTTGCCTGGGATCCTAACTCGTGTTCGTCCTATGATTGGGAATATTGGTTCATGTCCTGCTATTCCAATGCCATCTTCACATAACGCTGGCGATTTTGGCAGTTTTCTTTTAGGAGCTCCTCATGACTATGCGCTAAATGAAGAACAACTTTTATTAAGAACCGACGGACATATGGATATAAACGAAATTCGTGAAGGAACAATGTTAATTGTACCCGTAAAAGTTCCTGGTGCTGGAATTTATATTGGTGATGTTCATGCCATGATGGGAGACGGGGAAATAGCAGGCCATACTACTGATGTTTCAGCAGAAGTAATTATTGAGGTAAAAGTCTTAAAGGGGCTAAAAATTGAGGGACCAATTGTTTTACCAAATCTTGAAGATCTTCCCTATTTAGCCCGCCCATATACCGTTGAAGAAAAAAATAAAGCATTTAACCTGGCTCAGTATTATGGATTTGAAGTAGAAACAGAAATGTATCCATTGCAAGTAGTAGGAACAGGAGCCGATTTAAATAAAGCAACAATAAATGGACTTGAAAGAATGGCTAACTTAACAGGGTTATCAATTTCTGAAGTGAAAAACAGAGCAACTATTACAGGGGATATCCAAATAGGTCGATTGCCAGGAGTTGTGCAGGTTACCATGTTAACTCCGAGTAGTATTTTGGAAAAATTAAATTTATTGGAGATTTATAAGGAGCAATATAAGTAA
- a CDS encoding peptide ABC transporter substrate-binding protein translates to MFKKTTALLLIFIMVAGFLAGCSSNSSKPAQELVFSIASEPPTLDPQLATDQYSIIVGNAVFEGLVRYYDGKVYPGMAEKWEVSEDKKVYTFHLRDAKWNDGTKVTAYDFEYSIKRLLDPKVASGYSFQGYYILNGEDYNLGKINDPNQVGVKALDEKTLQITLRAPVKYFESLLGFISFMPSKKELVEKYGEKYAADADKMVYNGPFIIKEWKHEQEIVLEKNPNYWAKDKIKLDRVRILIVADQNTAYQMFENNELDFADVPTVLVDKAKSEGKALTYMDSYEYFIRFNMKKEDKPWLGNENFRKAIGFAIDREDYINMAFKGISKPATRHIPPTLSGLEKKFVEEYPYDFYPTKADVQKAKEYLNKAMQELNINDPSKINIEIAVDDSSGTKVGIEAIQDMLIRNLGINVSIKTYTFKERLQRMRKGDYEVMITRWGPDYDDPMTYLDYWTISEGMTNSGWTDEKYNELCQIAKTTSDFKKRNEVMFEAEKYLLEKGVVIPLYFREKIWVKKDYVQGLVRTFTSGSDPDFIYATVEGKNK, encoded by the coding sequence ATGTTCAAAAAAACAACGGCTTTACTGCTAATCTTTATTATGGTTGCGGGGTTTTTAGCGGGATGCTCCAGCAATTCTTCAAAACCTGCACAGGAGCTTGTGTTTTCAATTGCGTCGGAACCACCCACTCTTGATCCCCAACTTGCTACGGACCAATATTCAATAATTGTAGGAAATGCCGTGTTCGAAGGTTTGGTAAGATATTACGATGGAAAAGTTTATCCAGGTATGGCTGAGAAATGGGAGGTTTCTGAGGATAAAAAAGTTTATACCTTTCATTTAAGAGATGCAAAATGGAATGACGGGACAAAGGTAACAGCTTACGACTTTGAATATTCAATAAAAAGATTACTGGATCCAAAAGTAGCATCCGGTTATTCATTTCAGGGGTATTACATATTAAACGGAGAGGATTACAATCTTGGTAAAATAAATGATCCGAATCAAGTAGGAGTAAAAGCTTTAGATGAAAAAACTTTACAGATTACTCTAAGAGCACCGGTAAAGTATTTTGAAAGTCTTTTAGGTTTTATCTCGTTTATGCCATCTAAAAAAGAATTGGTAGAGAAATACGGTGAAAAATATGCTGCCGACGCTGATAAAATGGTATATAACGGGCCCTTCATTATTAAGGAATGGAAACACGAACAGGAAATAGTTTTGGAGAAAAACCCGAATTATTGGGCAAAAGATAAAATAAAGCTTGATAGGGTTAGAATTTTAATTGTTGCAGATCAAAATACCGCATACCAGATGTTTGAAAACAATGAGCTTGATTTTGCTGATGTGCCAACGGTCCTCGTAGATAAAGCAAAAAGCGAAGGTAAAGCCCTGACTTATATGGATAGTTATGAATATTTCATAAGATTTAATATGAAAAAAGAAGATAAGCCATGGCTGGGTAATGAAAACTTTAGAAAAGCAATCGGTTTTGCAATTGATAGGGAAGATTATATAAACATGGCATTTAAAGGCATATCAAAACCTGCAACAAGGCATATTCCGCCAACTTTAAGCGGTTTAGAGAAGAAATTTGTAGAAGAATATCCTTATGATTTTTATCCAACAAAAGCTGATGTACAAAAGGCTAAAGAATATCTAAACAAAGCAATGCAGGAATTAAATATCAATGATCCTTCAAAAATAAATATTGAAATAGCTGTAGATGATAGTTCTGGCACAAAAGTAGGAATTGAGGCTATACAGGATATGTTGATCAGAAATCTGGGAATTAATGTGTCTATAAAAACTTATACCTTCAAAGAAAGGCTCCAGAGGATGAGAAAAGGTGATTACGAAGTAATGATTACACGATGGGGACCTGATTACGATGACCCGATGACATATTTGGATTACTGGACTATAAGTGAAGGTATGACAAATAGTGGTTGGACCGATGAAAAATACAATGAATTATGTCAGATTGCAAAAACCACATCGGATTTTAAAAAGAGAAATGAAGTAATGTTTGAAGCAGAAAAATACTTGCTTGAAAAAGGTGTAGTAATCCCGCTGTATTTCAGGGAAAAGATATGGGTTAAAAAAGATTATGTCCAGGGCCTGGTAAGAACTTTTACAAGTGGTTCTGATCCAGATTTCATATACGCTACTGTTGAAGGAAAGAATAAATAG